GATCAGCTCGACGGGCAGGTTCCCGGCGGCGGCCCGAACCCGGGCGACGAGCGGGTAGTCGCGCCAGCCGGGTACGTTCACCGGGCTCACCGTGCCCGCGGAGGCGTCCACGGGCCCGGCACTGCCGATCCCGACGGCCGTGGCGCGCTCCCACAGCGGCGACGTGGTGAGCTCGCCGAGCACCTCCTCCACGGCCCGCATCACGGTGTCGCCGTCCTCCCGGGCGGGCGTCGGCCGCTGGGCGCGGACCAGGATCCGGCCGCGGCCGTCCACCAGAGCGCCGGCGATCTTGGTGCCGCCGATGTCGAGCGCGGCCACGAGGTCGGTGTGCATCAGAGTCGGATCTCCCCGTCGGGCATGAGAAAAACACCGAGAAAGGCCATCAAGCCGAGAATGGCCGTCAAGCAGGGCAAAACAGCAGACCGGTCCCGCGACGGTGCGTGGGGCCGGAGATTGCGATGGACAGTCTCCCCCGAGCCTGACAACGTTGTCCAGGCTCTATGCTCGACGCCACATCCTCATACAAACCCAGGATCGACGCACCCCCGTGGACGACAGGACAGGACACCGCACCGTGCCCCAGACCCCCCTCCGATCCGCAACGCGCTACGGAACCCGGCCGACCATGAAGGACGTAGCGGCACGCGCCGGAGTCGGCCTCAAGACGGTCTCCCGTGTCGTGAACGGGGAGCCGGGGGTCACCCCGGAGACGGAGCGGCGGGTCCAGGAGGCGATCGACGCCCTCGGCTTCCGCCGCAACGACAGCGCGCGGGTGCTGCGCAAGGGCCGCACGGCGAGCATCGGCCTGGTTCTGGAGGACCTCGCGGACCCGTTCTACGGGCCCCTGAGCCGCTCGGTCGAGGAGGTGGCCCGCGCGCACGGCGCCCTGCTGATCAACGGCTCCAGCGCGGAGGACCCCGACCGAGAGCAGGAACTGGTGCTGGCCCTGTGCGCGCGGCGGGTGGACGGGCTGGTGGTGATCCCGGCCGGCGACGACCACCGGTATCTGGAGCCCGAGCTCAAGGCGGGTGTCGCCACCGTGTTCGTGGACCGTCCGGCCGGGCACATCGACGCCGACGTGGTCCTGTCGGACAACTTCGGCGGCGCCCGCGGCGGCGTCGCCCACCTCATCGCGCACGGGCACCGCCGGATCGGCTTCATCGGCGACATGCCCCGCATCCACACCGCCGCCGAGCGGTTGCGCGGCTACCGGGCCGCGATGGAGGACGCGGGCATACCGGTGGCGGGTTCCTGGATGTCCCTAGGCGTCACCGACCCCGAGCGGGTGCGCAGGGCGGCCGAGGAGATGCTGAGCGGCCCGGACCCGGTCACGGCGATCTTCGCGGGCAACAACCGGGTGACGGTCACCGTGATCCGGGTGCTCGCCGAGCAGGCCCGCCGTGTCGCCCTGGTCGGCTTCGACGACATCGAGCTCGCCGACCTGCTCCAGCCGGGCGTCACGGTCGTCGCCCAGGACGCGTCGGACATCGGCCGCACCGCCGCGGAACGCCTCTTCCGGCAGCTGGACGGCGCCCTCGTCACACCCGAGCGCATCGAGCTGCCGACGCGGCTGATCACCCGCGGCTCGGGCGAGATCCCCCCGGCGGACTGAGCGGCCGATGGACGACGCCGCCGATCGCACGCTGCGAGCACTGGGCCTGGCCGAGGCGCCGCGCGAGCATCCCCTGCTGTATCCGGGCGCGTGGCCCGCGGATTCCGGGCTCCTCGACGGGGACCGCTTCCTGCCGCTGGAGCAGCTGGTGTACGAGGACCGCACCCCGGTCATCGCCATCGGCTCCAACGGCTGCCCGGGGCAGTTGCGGCACAAGATGACGGAGTTCGGGATCGGGTCGCCGCTGCCGATGGTGCGGGCCCGGGTGACCGGTGTCGACGCCGGTGTCTCCGCGCATGTGAGCCGCATGGGGTACGTGTCGGCCTCACCGGTCGGCGCCCCGGACACCGTGCGGGAGCTGTTCGTGCTGTGGCTCGACGCCGAGCAGCTCGCGGTGATCGACGCGAGCGAGGGCGTACCGGTGCCGGGCGGCAACTTCGACCGGGCCTGGCTGCCGTCGTCCGATGTCCGGATCGACCTCGCGGACGGCACCCGCCTGCCCGGGGCGTACGCCTACGTCAACCGGCACGGTGTCCTCCACGACGGCACGGGCACTCCGCGCACGCACCCGGGCGAGCGGGAGCTGCTGACCGAACTCCTGGTCGGACTGCCGGGCTTGCGGGAGCTGTTCGGTGTCGTGCCCGAGGAGTTCTGTGCGCGGGCCCGCGGGGACCGGCGGCTGTGCGAGCGGGGCACGCGGCTGTTCATCGAGGAGAAGCTGGTGACGGCGTCCGGTCTCGAGCGGTACGTGGCTGCCTCGGCGCGGATTCAGCAGAGCGGGAGCCCGGGGACCGGCGTGTCGTTGTCGCCGCCCTTGATGTAGACGTCGCTGACCCAGACGTTCGTGTTGCCGCTGTCGTCGTCGGTCTTCGCCCACCAGACGTTGGTCCACTCCCCTGACGTTTCCCGGCGGCCCAGGTTCTGCTGGCAGTAGAAGTAGTTGGTGCCCGCCTTGAGGATGCCGACCTTGGTGCCGGAGGCGGTGTAGGAGTCAGCGGTCTTCCAGACCTGGCAGTTGTATTTGCCGCCGCCGATGGCGTGGCAGGCCGGGGCCGGGGCCGGGGTGGTCGAGCCGCCGCCTGTCGTGGCGCCGCCTCCGGAAACCCCGCCCGAGGTGCCGCCGTCCGATGTCCCTCCGGTGGTGTCTCCGGTGGTGCCGGAGGTGCCGCCGCCGGTGGACTTGGCAGGGGCCGAGTCGGTCGCCCGGCCGGTGGGCTCGGGGTCCTTCTGGTCGCGGGGCTTCGAGGACGGGGTCTTGCCCTTGTCGTCGGCCTGTTGCGTGGCTCGCGGGGCGTTCGAGCCGTCGTCCGCGCCACTGGGCTCGGGGGACCCGGCATCCGCACGGGCGGCATCGGTCCGCGCGCCCGTCTCCTTGCCGCCGGAGTCGCCGAGCAGGGCGACCGTGGTACCGGCGGCGGCGAGGACGACGGTGACGGCCGCGGCCGCGAGCAGGACGCGAGCCTTGCGGCGGGGCGCCGCGCGGTCGGCGATCACCGGGACGGTGGCAGCGGAGGCCTCGTGGGCGGCGCTGCGGGCGCCGACCGGACCGAAACCCTGGGGCCCGGCCCCTGGATCCTGCGGGCCGGGTCCGGCATGCGCGGGGTGGCCGTGGCCTGCGTGCGCGGGGTGGCCAGGGCCTGCATGCCCGGGGCCTGCGTGCGCGGGGTTCCCAGGGCCCGCGTGCGCCGGGCTCCCGGACCCCGCGTGCGGCGGATTCCCGGACCCCGCGTGCGCCGGATTCCCGGGATGCCCCGGGTTCCCGGGCCCCGCATGCCCGGCGCCTGCGTTCTCAAAGTGCCCAGGGCCCGACCCCTGCGCGCCGGGACCCGACCTCTGCGCACCCGGGCCCGCCGGCGGGACCTGGCCGGCTCCCGGGCCCCGCACGCCGGAGCCTTGCGGCGCGGGGTGGCCGGGGTCGGAGTGCCCCGGGCCGCCGTCGCCCGCGGCCCCCGCCACCCCGGCCGCCCCGAACGCTGCCGCCGTGCCGAAGCCCGGTGTGCGCGGGCCCTCTTGAGGTCCGCCGGTGTCCTGCTGCGGGGGCCCGAACCCCGGCGGTATCGACGGGACGCTGCGCTCCGTCTCCGCGCGCGGGGGCGAGACCGCGGGGCCCCGCAAAGGAGAGGTCGGCGCGTCCGTGCCGCCGTCCGCGACGGCCTGGAGCAGTTCGCGGGCGTGGTCGGCCTCCGGGCGGGACTCGGGGCGCTTGTCCAGCAGTCGCTGGAGGACGGGCGCGAGGGGGCCGGCGCGGCGGGGCTCCGGCAGCGGCTCGGTGACGATCGCGGTGAGCGTGGAGAACGTGGACGTGCGGCGGAAGGGCGAGGCGCCCTCGACAGCCGCGTAGAGCGTGGCGCCCAGGGCCCAGATGTCGGAGGCGGGACCCGGGTCGGCGCCCTGGGCGCGCTCGGGGGCCAGGTAGTCCAGGGAACCGACGAGTTCGCCGCTGCGCGTGAGGTGCGTGGCCGAACCGTCCCCGGGATCCTCCATCGTGGCGATGCCGAAGTCGGTGAGGACGACCCGGCCCGAACGGTCGAGCAGGATGTTGCCCGGCTTCACGTCCCGGTGCAGGACGCCCGCGCGGTGGGCGGCGGCCAGCGCGTCCATGACCTTCGCGCCGATCCCGGCCGCCTCACCCGAATCCAGCGTGCCGCGCTCGCGCAGGACGTCGTCCAGGGATGGCCCGTCGACCAGTTCCATGACGATGATCGGGCGCCCGTCGACCTGGGCGATGTCGTGCACGGCGATGACGCCGGGGTGGCGCACCCGGGCAGCCGCACGCGCCTCGCGCCGCATCCGCAGCTGCAGATCGGCCAATTCGGGACCGGCCGCGTCGGTGTAGGTGCGCAGTTCCTTGACCGCGACCTCGCGGCCGAGGACCTCGTCGACGGCCTTCCAGACGACGCCCATGCCGCCACGCCCCAGCGCCGCCGTGACGCGATAGCGGCCCGCCAGCAGCCGTCCGGCCCCGTCCGACTGCCCGTACTCCCCCGTTGACACCGCTGCCCCGTTCCTGTGACCCCACCGCGGATACGCCGACGACCCACACCCTCGGCGCGTGGCGTAAAGACTACGGGGCGGCGGTGACGGCGAAAGCCGCCGGCGACGGCTGTGACAGGGCCGGTACGTGCCGGCCGGTACGTCGTACGGACGCCGTCAGGCGGAGGCCGTCA
This is a stretch of genomic DNA from Streptomyces hawaiiensis. It encodes these proteins:
- a CDS encoding LacI family DNA-binding transcriptional regulator, whose product is MDDRTGHRTVPQTPLRSATRYGTRPTMKDVAARAGVGLKTVSRVVNGEPGVTPETERRVQEAIDALGFRRNDSARVLRKGRTASIGLVLEDLADPFYGPLSRSVEEVARAHGALLINGSSAEDPDREQELVLALCARRVDGLVVIPAGDDHRYLEPELKAGVATVFVDRPAGHIDADVVLSDNFGGARGGVAHLIAHGHRRIGFIGDMPRIHTAAERLRGYRAAMEDAGIPVAGSWMSLGVTDPERVRRAAEEMLSGPDPVTAIFAGNNRVTVTVIRVLAEQARRVALVGFDDIELADLLQPGVTVVAQDASDIGRTAAERLFRQLDGALVTPERIELPTRLITRGSGEIPPAD
- a CDS encoding serine/threonine-protein kinase; its protein translation is MSTGEYGQSDGAGRLLAGRYRVTAALGRGGMGVVWKAVDEVLGREVAVKELRTYTDAAGPELADLQLRMRREARAAARVRHPGVIAVHDIAQVDGRPIIVMELVDGPSLDDVLRERGTLDSGEAAGIGAKVMDALAAAHRAGVLHRDVKPGNILLDRSGRVVLTDFGIATMEDPGDGSATHLTRSGELVGSLDYLAPERAQGADPGPASDIWALGATLYAAVEGASPFRRTSTFSTLTAIVTEPLPEPRRAGPLAPVLQRLLDKRPESRPEADHARELLQAVADGGTDAPTSPLRGPAVSPPRAETERSVPSIPPGFGPPQQDTGGPQEGPRTPGFGTAAAFGAAGVAGAAGDGGPGHSDPGHPAPQGSGVRGPGAGQVPPAGPGAQRSGPGAQGSGPGHFENAGAGHAGPGNPGHPGNPAHAGSGNPPHAGSGSPAHAGPGNPAHAGPGHAGPGHPAHAGHGHPAHAGPGPQDPGAGPQGFGPVGARSAAHEASAATVPVIADRAAPRRKARVLLAAAAVTVVLAAAGTTVALLGDSGGKETGARTDAARADAGSPEPSGADDGSNAPRATQQADDKGKTPSSKPRDQKDPEPTGRATDSAPAKSTGGGTSGTTGDTTGGTSDGGTSGGVSGGGATTGGGSTTPAPAPACHAIGGGKYNCQVWKTADSYTASGTKVGILKAGTNYFYCQQNLGRRETSGEWTNVWWAKTDDDSGNTNVWVSDVYIKGGDNDTPVPGLPLC